From the genome of Desulfobacterales bacterium:
TCGGAGATATCGAAGAGTGCCGGGCGGCTTGTGAAACAACAGAGGAACTGCGCCTTACCGATGTGACCCGTGTCCCTGATTCTCCCTACCTGATGATGACGGTATCCTATCCTTCTTCCTGGGATGAGCCTGTCTTCCGGATTCAGGCCAATGATCAGGAGGTTGAATCCCGCTGGGTGGGAGGAGGGAACTCCCCTGGCGTGGAGATGCGCAGTTTTATGGTTTATCCCGGCGAAGAGGCCTTGCGTAAGCTGAGCATATCCACCGTGGTGGCGGGCCGGGATCATGATGCCTTGACAAGGCTCTACTGGAGCCTGGAGCCGCAGGTCTTTCTCCTGGACCATTCCGGCGAGCAGGAGGCCCTGTTTAATCCTGTGCCGCTCCATTTCGTCCTGCTGCATGCCGCCCGGGTCGAGGTCAAGCTCAACGGCGTGAAAATCAAGGCCATTCCCCGGCCGGGTCTGTGCCGACACGGCAAGGGTCTGGAAGTAACGCCCCAATGGGTCCCCGGCAACAACCACGTTCTGGTCGAAGCGACCTCGGCGCGGGGCAGGAAGATCAGCCGGGAATACAATTTTGTCTATTTTCCTGACAGGAAAATTCCCCTGGGAGAGACCGCCCGGATCGCTTACGGGGGGATGGGCAGCAGAAGCGGGCCTTTTTACCGGGTCGGATCACAGGGCCGGGCCGTGGTGGTGAATGAATTGCTGCAACCGGAGAAATATCACACAACCGATGCAACCGGCTGGCTCCAGACCAGTATGCGGCCTGTTTTTGAAATATCAGCGGTAAAGGAAGGCAAGGCAACCCTGCTGTTTTTTATTACCAAACATTTCCGGCTCCCGGAGGAGTTGGACTCTGAGTATCGCCTTGAAGTCGTGGCTGGAGCTAAACCAACGGATTAAAGGGATCGAGAAGACC
Proteins encoded in this window:
- a CDS encoding BPTI/Kunitz domain-containing protein, with the protein product MTNRSTVARPGGGFPLEISMGIVQRCFLAVVFLWVCGFSPVGVIAGDLPERCRLPAPELGECKALLTVAYYDQERNTCVETSYGGCGGVVPFGDIEECRAACETTEELRLTDVTRVPDSPYLMMTVSYPSSWDEPVFRIQANDQEVESRWVGGGNSPGVEMRSFMVYPGEEALRKLSISTVVAGRDHDALTRLYWSLEPQVFLLDHSGEQEALFNPVPLHFVLLHAARVEVKLNGVKIKAIPRPGLCRHGKGLEVTPQWVPGNNHVLVEATSARGRKISREYNFVYFPDRKIPLGETARIAYGGMGSRSGPFYRVGSQGRAVVVNELLQPEKYHTTDATGWLQTSMRPVFEISAVKEGKATLLFFITKHFRLPEELDSEYRLEVVAGAKPTD